A single window of Crassostrea angulata isolate pt1a10 chromosome 8, ASM2561291v2, whole genome shotgun sequence DNA harbors:
- the LOC128161443 gene encoding uncharacterized protein LOC128161443: protein MSKQREANFVSQNSTDLDAFLEKYIKMLSSLAESKVELDAAFKYTDLYGEWGMICARYMNPFLWVFPFTAATLLFMTFKRQNLFGNVQICLVSVMVADVLFAMLTGFKDAVFNSMNWNYGFVEYKLCAFLFLFARIQTSIHGTSLWIKSLMLLHRVLMFLFPFKFRSFKFKIILLPLGLFHCVVVVSYCALTFKLPFRSFSTFQDYSKGKSFKRIDACVIHAESKYFESAYHNIEQYLALFLQTVYFTSFPICIHFVCTLMFVFLVKKEIKKMSFLTPVKSTKISKSVKYIILIKVHIFLGISFILQETPIYISFFVLYFSKNIESVKNANSIVVSYMILTFAIGKPIDLIIYASLSQKVKSELKRIFCCLDKTKLKKDLSSSK, encoded by the coding sequence ATGTCAAAACAAAGGGAAGCGAATTTCGTGTCTCAAAATTCAACTGATCTAGATGCATTTCTTGAGAAATATATTAAGATGTTGTCGAGTTTGGCAGAGTCTAAAGTTGAACTAGATGCAGCCTTCAAATACACAGACTTGTACGGGGAGTGGGGAATGATATGTGCCAGATACATGAATCCATTTCTATGGGTGTTTCCTTTTACTGCGGCAACTTTACTTTTCATGACTTTTAAAAGACAGAATCTTTTCGGAAATGTGCAGATATGCTTGGTATCTGTCATGGTAGCTGATGTATTATTCGCCATGTTAACAGGGTTTAAGGATGCTGTTTTTAATTCTATGAACTGGAATTATGGTTTTGTGGAGTACAAGCTTTGTgcgtttctttttctttttgccCGCATACAAACTTCAATCCACGGTACATCACTTTGGATAAAGTCTTTGATGCTTTTACATCGAGTTTTGATGTTTTTGTTCCCCTTTAAGTTCAGATcgttcaaatttaaaattattttgttaccgCTTGGATTGTTCCATTGTGTAGTTGTCGTAAGCTATTGTGctctaacattcaaattaccATTCCGCAGTTTTTCTACATTCCAAGATTATTCTAAAGGAAAGTCGTTTAAAAGAATTGACGCATGTGTTATTCATGCtgaaagtaaatattttgaaagcgCGTATCACAATATCGAACAATATCTTGCTCTTTTTCTTCAAACAGTGTACTTTACGTCATTCCCAATTtgtattcattttgtttgtacattgatgtttgtttttttggtaaaaaaggaaattaaaaaaatgtcatttttaacaCCTGTCAAAAGCACAAAGATTTCGAAAAGtgtaaaatacataattttaatcaaagttcACATATTCTTGGGTATATCTTTTATTCTTCAAGAGACTCCAATATATATTTCGTTTTTTGTCTTATATTTCAGCAAAAACATAGAGAGTGTCAAAAATGCGAATTCTATCGTAGTTAGTTATATGATTCTAACGTTTGCAATAGGCAAACCAATTGATTTAATTATCTATGCTAGCCTAAGTCAAAAGGTAAAATCGGAACTTAAGAGAATTTTTTGCTGCCTAGATAAGACAAAACTAAAGAAAGATCTCTCGAGTTCGAAATAA